From Pigmentibacter ruber, a single genomic window includes:
- the gap gene encoding type I glyceraldehyde-3-phosphate dehydrogenase, protein MAIKIGINGFGRIGRCVLRALKNEKDIEVCLINDLTNAKTLAHLYKYDSVHGKAEQTVDCQENALIIDGKNIPITAIRNPAEIPWGTHGVDIVLECTGLFTEGEKAAAHLKGGAKKVILSAPGKSIDKTIVIGVNDNEYDIQKHHIVSNGSCTTNCLAPFTKVIHEKFGIKKGLMTTIHSYTNDQNILDLPHKDLRRARAAAVSMIPTSTGAAKAISEVIPSLAGKLNGFAVRVPTPNVSLVDVTFELEKSVTTSEINSALKAAAESYLKGILGYSEEPLVSCDYNGCSNSSTIDAEYTTVIGENMVKVLSWYDNEWGFSNRMVQLTRLVATGKY, encoded by the coding sequence ATGGCTATTAAAATAGGGATCAACGGTTTTGGTCGCATTGGTCGTTGTGTACTAAGAGCATTAAAAAACGAGAAAGATATTGAAGTTTGTTTAATCAATGATTTAACAAATGCTAAAACTCTTGCACACTTGTATAAATATGATTCTGTACATGGAAAAGCAGAGCAAACAGTAGACTGCCAAGAAAATGCATTAATAATTGATGGCAAAAATATTCCAATAACTGCAATACGTAACCCAGCTGAAATTCCTTGGGGAACTCATGGTGTAGATATAGTGCTTGAATGCACAGGTCTTTTCACTGAAGGTGAAAAAGCAGCGGCTCACTTAAAGGGTGGTGCAAAAAAGGTAATACTCAGTGCACCTGGAAAATCAATTGATAAAACTATTGTAATTGGTGTAAATGATAACGAATATGATATACAAAAACATCATATTGTTAGTAATGGTTCATGTACTACAAATTGTTTAGCCCCATTTACAAAAGTTATTCATGAAAAATTTGGTATAAAAAAAGGCCTCATGACAACTATCCATTCATATACAAATGATCAAAATATCTTAGATTTACCTCATAAAGATTTAAGAAGAGCACGTGCAGCAGCTGTAAGTATGATTCCAACTTCAACAGGTGCCGCTAAAGCTATTTCTGAAGTAATACCTTCTCTTGCAGGAAAATTAAATGGTTTTGCCGTAAGAGTCCCAACCCCAAATGTTTCATTAGTTGATGTTACTTTTGAATTAGAAAAATCAGTTACTACTTCTGAAATTAACTCTGCATTAAAGGCTGCAGCAGAATCTTATTTAAAAGGAATTTTAGGGTATTCTGAAGAGCCTTTAGTTAGTTGTGATTATAATGGATGTTCAAACAGTTCGACTATTGATGCTGAATATACAACAGTTATTGGTGAAAATATGGTAAAAGTTCTTTCATGGTATGACAATGAATGGGGCTTTAGCAATCGTATGGTTCAATTAACTCGTTTAGTAGCAACCGGAAAATATTAA
- a CDS encoding D-alanine--D-alanine ligase family protein, which yields MSSIFTSENKNQILGLVYDLPTKLENSQKIIFPDDASAEWETKNTIDKICETWKELGFSVILFPLDSTFLLKWSNFSSQCTLIHSLVEGWGSLAREGWIPSLCELSGVPFIGSDPYAQSICMSKTQLKLLCNLLKIPTSPFYIIKNIKDFAKIPAKFFKETHFIKPDGEGSGMGIDASYSMSNSKLETYEKVKLLLEKYPDGVLLEKFLCGKEFTSGIIGTPGKFLPIAEIEVEDKIYGLANKSKEYMGEKVTFPKLSKKNESIIKNSSEVLFQYLNLKDLVRFDWRCDEKGNPYFLEANTLPGISFFYSVLPLMAKQIGIQYKDFFGILAESALSRGLSRNLWYGKTRIKKPLND from the coding sequence ATGAGTTCAATTTTTACTTCTGAAAATAAAAATCAAATACTTGGTCTTGTATATGATTTACCTACGAAACTAGAAAATTCACAAAAAATAATTTTTCCTGACGATGCATCTGCTGAGTGGGAGACAAAAAATACGATCGATAAAATTTGTGAAACTTGGAAAGAACTAGGTTTTTCTGTAATTCTTTTTCCTTTAGATTCCACTTTTCTTCTAAAATGGTCTAATTTTAGTTCCCAATGTACTTTAATACATAGTTTAGTGGAAGGTTGGGGATCTCTTGCACGTGAAGGCTGGATTCCTTCATTATGTGAATTATCAGGAGTTCCATTTATTGGTTCTGATCCTTACGCTCAATCTATTTGTATGAGCAAAACGCAATTAAAATTATTATGCAATTTATTAAAAATTCCAACTTCTCCATTTTATATAATTAAAAATATTAAAGACTTTGCCAAAATCCCCGCAAAATTTTTTAAAGAAACACATTTTATTAAACCAGATGGAGAAGGTTCTGGTATGGGAATTGATGCTAGCTATTCTATGTCAAACTCAAAATTAGAAACGTATGAAAAAGTGAAACTACTTTTGGAAAAATATCCTGATGGCGTTTTATTAGAAAAATTTCTTTGCGGAAAGGAATTTACTTCAGGAATTATTGGAACACCTGGAAAATTTCTGCCAATAGCTGAGATTGAAGTTGAAGATAAAATTTATGGTTTAGCTAATAAATCTAAAGAGTATATGGGTGAAAAAGTAACTTTTCCTAAATTATCAAAAAAGAATGAGAGTATAATTAAAAATAGTTCTGAAGTTTTATTTCAATACTTAAATTTAAAAGATCTTGTTCGTTTTGATTGGCGATGTGATGAAAAAGGAAATCCTTACTTTTTAGAAGCAAATACTTTACCAGGAATATCTTTTTTCTATAGTGTCCTTCCCTTAATGGCCAAACAAATAGGAATCCAATACAAAGATTTTTTTGGCATATTAGCTGAATCTGCTTTAAGCAGAGGATTGTCGAGAAATTTATGGTATGGAAAAACAAGAATAAAAAAACCTTTAAATGATTAA
- a CDS encoding pentapeptide repeat-containing protein: MIELDSILKAVAKGKMDVEKAKLLIEKNYVLKKANKYKSDFDNNTNNFDAQKEESQEGLKTAFEKLKKTVNLEELLKISSNLVQQISENMPQIEKIQENISSNFQPIGFSPNIVGLDAKLSVFRALHVSSDSQVKDNQVVGSQWFGVDFSDHSEVRNNKFTAVQFSELAVIKTDFCLSTYSLARLSNVTLQEARLENNKFSRTTFSDVTISESDFTENQLIKSDFSELTIKTSRLTRINFNGVDFSDCEFEDCDIQGIEFENCKFKECLFTKLHLVLSQPIKISGCNCVGKNFQGCQTAEEFLELINSPYNDSRH; the protein is encoded by the coding sequence ATGATTGAACTTGATTCCATTCTTAAAGCTGTAGCTAAAGGGAAAATGGATGTTGAAAAAGCTAAATTGTTGATAGAAAAAAATTATGTATTAAAAAAAGCAAATAAATATAAGAGTGATTTTGATAATAATACAAATAATTTTGATGCACAGAAAGAAGAATCACAGGAAGGTTTAAAAACCGCATTTGAGAAATTAAAAAAGACTGTAAATTTGGAAGAATTATTGAAAATTTCAAGTAATTTAGTACAGCAAATTTCTGAAAACATGCCGCAAATAGAAAAAATTCAAGAAAATATTTCTAGTAATTTCCAGCCAATAGGGTTCTCACCGAATATTGTTGGACTAGATGCAAAACTATCAGTTTTTCGTGCTTTGCATGTCAGTTCTGATAGCCAAGTAAAAGATAATCAGGTCGTTGGATCACAATGGTTTGGAGTTGATTTTTCAGATCATTCCGAAGTGCGAAATAATAAATTTACTGCAGTCCAATTTTCTGAATTAGCAGTTATAAAAACAGATTTTTGTTTATCAACTTATAGTCTAGCTCGCTTAAGTAATGTCACTTTGCAAGAGGCTAGATTAGAAAATAATAAATTTTCTCGAACTACTTTTTCAGATGTAACTATTTCAGAATCCGATTTTACTGAAAATCAATTGATAAAATCAGATTTTTCGGAATTAACAATTAAAACAAGCCGACTTACCAGAATTAATTTTAATGGTGTAGACTTTTCTGATTGTGAATTTGAAGATTGTGATATTCAGGGGATAGAATTTGAAAACTGTAAGTTTAAAGAGTGCTTATTTACTAAATTACACTTGGTTTTATCTCAACCTATCAAAATTTCTGGCTGTAATTGTGTTGGAAAGAATTTTCAAGGTTGTCAAACGGCAGAAGAATTTTTAGAATTAATAAACTCTCCCTATAACGATTCTCGTCATTAA
- a CDS encoding histidine biosynthesis protein HisIE: protein MAETKRKKAGAKKSSAKKSAKKVAKKTSVKKKKVAKKPVKKTAAKKKVAKKSAKKAVRKKTAKKVSSKKKTLKRGRPTKSSAKKRGRPTKSSAKKRGRPKKAVVKTPKKRGRPSKLDKLKQSMRRGRPRKSSGDKAHSSNEVMNEQGNI from the coding sequence ATGGCTGAAACAAAGCGTAAGAAAGCTGGAGCAAAAAAATCATCTGCAAAGAAGAGCGCGAAGAAGGTTGCGAAAAAAACTTCTGTGAAGAAAAAGAAAGTTGCAAAAAAACCTGTTAAAAAAACAGCTGCAAAAAAGAAAGTAGCTAAAAAGTCAGCAAAAAAAGCTGTAAGAAAAAAAACAGCAAAAAAAGTAAGTTCTAAGAAAAAAACATTAAAACGTGGTCGTCCAACAAAATCATCTGCAAAGAAACGCGGTCGTCCAACAAAATCATCTGCAAAGAAACGCGGTCGTCCAAAGAAGGCTGTAGTAAAAACTCCAAAGAAACGCGGTCGTCCAAGTAAATTAGATAAATTAAAACAATCTATGAGACGTGGTCGTCCAAGAAAATCATCTGGAGATAAAGCACATTCATCTAATGAAGTGATGAATGAACAAGGAAATATATAA